One genomic window of Eriocheir sinensis breed Jianghai 21 chromosome 57, ASM2467909v1, whole genome shotgun sequence includes the following:
- the LOC126984385 gene encoding serine/threonine-protein phosphatase 2A 56 kDa regulatory subunit epsilon isoform-like has product MSGGGGGGGGGTFVDRIDPFAKRSLKKKPKRSQGSSRYRTTNDVELQPLPLLKDVPGSEQEDLFLRKLRQCCVGFDFLDPVADLKGKEMKRSTLNELVDYITAGRGVLTEPVYPEIIRMIACNLFRTLPPSDNPDFDPEEDDPTLEASWPHLQLVYEFFLRFLESPDFQPAIGKRVIDQKFVLQLLELFDSEDPRERDFLKTVLHRIYGKFLGLRAFIRKQINNIFLRFVYETEHFNGVGELLEILGSIINGFALPLKAEHKQFLIKVLIPLHKVKCLSLYHAQLAYCVVQFLEKDPTLTEPVIKGLLKFWPKTCSQKEVMFLGEIEEILDVIEPSQFGKIQEPLFKQIAKCVSSPHFQVAERALYFWNNEYIMSLIEENSNVILPIMFPALYRISKEHWNQTIVALVYNVLKTFMEMNSKLFDELTASYKAERQREKKRERERDELWKKLQALELNHQQQQSQ; this is encoded by the exons AtgtcgggcggcggcggcggcggtggcggagggacCTTCGTGGACCGCATTGACCCTTTTGCCAAGCGCTCCCTCAAGAAGAAGCCCAAGAGGTCACAGGGGTCATCGCGGTACAGGACAACCAATGACGTCGAGTTGCAGCCCCTGCCCCTGCTCAAAG ATGTGCCGGGGTCGGAGCAGGAGGACCTGTTCCTGCGCAAGCTCCGCCAGTGCTGCGTGGGCTTTGATTTCCTTGACCCCGTGGCGGACCTCAAGGGCAAGGAGATGAAGCGCAGCACTCTGAATGAGCTGGTCGACTACATCACCGCGGGGCGTGGGGTGCTGACCGAGCCCGTGTACCCAGAGATTATACGCATG ATCGCTTGCAACCTGTTCCGCACACTGCCCCCCTCGGACAACCCGGACTTTGACCCTGAGGAGGACGACCCCACCCTGGAGGCTTCCTGGCCACACCTGCAGTTGGTCTACGagttcttccttcgcttcctggAGAGCCCGGACTTCCAACCCGCCATCGGCAAGCGCGTCATTGACCAGAAGTTCGTCCTGCAG CTGCTGGAGTTGTTTGACAGTGAGGACCCACGCGAGAGGGACTTCCTGAAGACTGTACTCCACAGGATATACGGGAAGTTCCTTGGCCTGCGAGCGTTCATCAGAAAACAGATTAACAACATTTTCCTTAG GTTTGTATATGAGACGGAGCATTTCAATGGCGTCGGGGAGCTGCTGGAGATACTGGggag TATAATCAACGGCTTTGCCCTGCCCCTGAAGGCGGAGCACAAGCAGTTCTTGATCAAGGTGCTCATCCCCCTGCACAAGGTGAAGTGCTTGAGTCTGTACCACGCCCAGCTGGCCTACTGTGTGGTGCAGTTCCTGGAGAAGGACCCAACACTCACAGAGCCCGTCATCAAGGGCCTGCTCAAGTTCTGGCCAAAGACTTGCAGCCAGAAGGAG GTCATGTTCCTGGGTGAGATAGAGGAGATCCTGGACGTCATTGAGCCCTCACAGTTCGGCAAGATCCAGGAGCCTCTCTTCAAGCAGATCGCTAAGTGTGTTTCCAGCCCGCACTTCCAg gtTGCAGAGCGTGCCCTGTACTTCTGGAACAATGAGTATATTATGAGCTTGATAGAGGAGAACTCAAACGTCATTTTGCCGATAATGTTCCCGGCACTATACAGAATCAGCAAG GAGCACTGGAACCAGACCATTGTGGCGTTAGTCTACAATGTCCTCAAGACCTTTATGGAGATGAACAGCAAGCTATTTGACGAGCTCACTGCTTCTTACAAGGCAGAGCGGCAAAG AGAGAAGAAGCGCGAGAGGGAGCGAGATGAGCTGTGGAAGAAACTGCAAGCCCTCGAACTGAACCACCAGCAGCAACAGTCACAGTAG
- the LOC126984387 gene encoding cilia- and flagella-associated protein 251-like, whose product MEEEKEKEEEEEEEEYEMEEEKEEEEEEEEEGIKRKIEEEKENKIRKRRRKNKEEEEEEEEEEELFSSWEVERQLERMREITGEKRRRMREKMERKRKKGKEEEEEEERREGEREEEERRERTGIKTEERVEETERKREGESERKREGEREREGERVSVREIFPDLDNIDSSLLPLLPENLREEVEEELARHRERKGDGREREGESARQGGRGGTSKRERERKFTSKNGTSNTTSILRFFQHRPKNTTTTTTTTATTPPPPPSAKEGSVVLCEECRQWVSAFELLEHEDFHVALKLQKDFGGVTGGVSGVGGGVSGGGGGAGSS is encoded by the coding sequence atggaagaagagaaagagaaagaggaggaggaggaggaggaagaatatgaaatggaagaagagaaagaggaggaggaggaagaggaagaagaaggaataaaaagaaaaatagaagaagaaaaggaaaacaaaataaggaagaggaggaggaagaacaaggaggaggaagaagaagaggaggaggaggaggaactcttcAGCTCCTGGGAGGTGGAGAGACAattggagagaatgagagagattaccggagagaagaggaggaggatgagagagaaaatggagagaaagaggaagaagggaaaggaggaggaggaggaggaggagagaagggagggagagagagaggaggaggagagaagggagagaacagggataaaaacagaggagagagtggaggaaacggagagaaagagggagggagagtcggagagaaagagggagggagagagagaaagggagggagagagagtgtcagTAAGGGAGATATTTCCAGATCTTGATAACATAGACTCGtccttactccctctcctccctgaaaacctaagggaggaggtggaggaggaactagCAAGgcacagggagaggaagggagacgggagagaaagggagggagagagcgcgagacagggagggagaggaggaacatcgaagagagagagagagcggaaattCACCTCCAAAAATGGGACTTCAAACACCACCAGTATTTTACGGTTCTTTCAACACCGCCcaaagaacaccaccaccaccaccaccaccaccgccacaacaccGCCACCTCCGCCCAGTGCCAAGGAGGGCAGTGTGGTGCTGTGCGAGGAGTGCCGGCAGTGGGTCTCGGCATTTGAGCTTCTTGAGCACGAGGATTTTCATGTTGCATTAAAACTGCAGAAGGATTTTGGTGGTGTGacgggtggtgttagtggtgttggaggtggtgttagtggtggtggtggtggtgcagggtcttcctag
- the LOC126984386 gene encoding DNA polymerase eta-like: protein MTGRVVALVDMDCFYVQVEERDRPDIRGKPAAVVQYNQWMGGGIIAVNYEARAFGVKRGMRGDQARERCRDVNLVTVPVSRGKADLTKYRDAGKEVLDVLADFCDCIERASIDEAYLDLTSVATQRLAAEGAGEVSEVAVEALPSTWVVGQSGDLTDDAKDEREEGLRKWLATLYKKRRRKTEEEEEEEEEEDAMGRSSTPDDLRLAMGAVICEEMRRAVLVRTGFKCSAGIAHNKMLAKLSCGLHKPNQQTILPQGEVAKLWDQMPLGKVRNLGGKLGDSLTTHLSCVTMGDLSRVPQGRLRALYDHKTAHWLHCLGRGIDSEAVSARQLAKSIGCSKNFQGRETLDTPEKVQKWTLSLAEELSERLTADEAANKRCAQTLTVSVRLEGEERVASLTRSCPLPSVDAQRIARVALALFKHTNAAASVDDGVWSPGIKHISLSAGKFRDTGGQGSANIQDMFRHAQAKQGASTPPPPGTPRHSSSSSSSSSSCSSSFFSKTSRTSVSSSSSSSSKIAGSSIPSSSSSSSIRSSFKLSSSSSSSTFLPPFPPPSSPKVPSISSYFSSSSSSSSSSSVSKRRKEEEEEAHPDLLEASTTQSQAQEVGTSQSEERMKRLQPQEVRTSQSQPQEETQSQIELQDAGNSQSEPREVRASQSEDRMSVLDPQEVRASQSEDRMSVLDPQEVRASQSQPQNQPQEAGINQSQPRITTKLTNGGVGKVRVRSGRVSFPSQVSLGSPRGQEARSTNSFFRNFMRKKIGGGGGGGGDDDGDGGD from the exons ATGACAGGCCGAGTGGTTGCTTTGGTTGACATGGATTGCTTCTACGTGCAAGTTGAGGAGCGCGATCGACCGGACATCCGAGGCAAACCGGCGGCTGTTGTCCAGTATAACCAGTGGATGGGCggcgg GATCATCGCTGTCAACTATGAGGCGAGGGCGTTTGGGGTCAAGCGAGGGATGCGCGGCGACCAGGCAAGAGAGAGGTGTCGCGATGTCAACTTAGTGACCGTTCCTGTGAGTCGCGGCAAGGCGGACCTGACCAA ATACCGCGACGCCGGCAAGGAGGTTCTTGACGTACTGGCGGACTTCTGCGACTGCATCGAACGCGCGAGTATAGACGAAGCGTATCTTGACCTCACGAGTGTTGCGACCCAGCGGCTGGCGGCTGAGGGGGCGGGTGAGGTCAGTGAGGTCGCTGTCGAAGCCTTGCCATCCACCTGGGTCGTTGGGCAGAGTGGTGACCTTACGGATGATGCCAAAG ACGAGAGGGAAGAGGGCTTAAGAAAATGGCTTGCAACTCtatacaagaagaggaggaggaagacggaagaagaagaggaagaggaggaggaggaggatgcgatggGCCGTTCGAGCACCCCGGATGACCTCAGGCTGGCTATGGGGGCGGTCATTTGCGAGGAGATGCGACGCGCGGTTTTGGTGCGGACGGGCTTTAAGTGTTCCGCCGGCATCGCTCATAATAAG aTGCTGGCCAAGCTCTCCTGCGGTCTACACAAGCCTAATCAACAGACCATATTGCCCCAGGGGGAGGTGGCAAAACTATGGGATCAGATGCCCCTGGGGAAAGTGCGCAACCTTGGGGGGAAGCTGGGGGACTCCTTGACCACCCACCTGAGCTGTGTGACCATGGGGGACCTCTCTAGGGTGCCCCAGGGGAGGTTACGAGCGCTGTATGACCACAAGACTGC GCACTGGTTACACTGTCTGGGGCGCGGCATAGACTCGGAGGCAGTCTCGGCGCGGCAGCTGGCAAAGAGCATCGGCTGCAGCAAGAACTTCCAGGGCCGGGAGACGCTTGACACCCCAGAGAAG gtacagAAGTGGACCTTAAGCCTGGCCGAGGAACTTTCCGAGCGCTTGACGGCTGACGAGGCTGCCAACAAGCGGTGCGCCCAGACCCTGACCGTCAGCGTGCGTCTGGAGGGTGAGGAGcgggttgcttcactcacccgctcCTGTCCGCTGCCCTCCGTGGATGCCCAGCGGATTGCACGAGTTGCCTTGGCCCTGTTCAAGCATACCAACGCGGCTGCCTCTGTGGATGATGgtgtttg GTCGCCGGGCATCAAGCACATCAGTCTCTCAGCGGGCAAGTTCCGGGACACTGGAGGTCAAGGGTCGGCGAATATTCAAGACATGTTCAGACACGCCCAGGCCAAGCAGGGTGCCTCCACGCCCCCCCCTCCCGGCACCCCTaggcactcctcttcctcctcctcctcctcctcctcttgttcttcttccttttttagtaAGACTTCCCGCACTtccgtatcttcctcctcctcctcctcttctaagatAGCTGGTTCTtctataccttcctcctcctcctcctcctccatccgttCCTCCTtcaagctctcctcctcctcttcctcctccacctttcttcctccgtttcctcctccttcctctccgaaAGTTCCCTCCATcagttcttatttctcttcctcttcttcctcctcctcctcctcttcagtaagcaagaggagaaaggaggaggaagaggaggctcaCCCTGACCTCTTAGAAGCCTCAACCACCCAATCACAAGCTCAGGAAGTGGGAACGAGCCAAtcagaagagagaatgaagcgaTTACAACCTCAGGAAGTGCGAACGAGCCAATCACAACCTCAGGAAGAGACACAGAGCCAAATTGAACTCCAGGATGCAGGAAACAGCCAATCAGAACCCAGGGAG GTGCGAGCGAGCCAATCAGAAGACAGAATGAGCGTATTAGACCCTCAGGAGGTGCGAGCGAGCCAATCAGAAGACAGAATGAGCGTATTAGACCCTCAGGAGGTGCGAGCGAGCCAATCACAACCCCAGAATCAACCACAGGAAGCAGGAATCAACCAGTCACAACCAAGAATCACCACCAAATTGACCAATGGGGGCGTTGGGAAGGTCAGGGTGAGGTCAGGTCGCGTGTCCTTCCCCAGCCAGGTCAGTTTGGGGTCACCAAGAGGTCAGGAGGCAAGGTCAACCAATTCATTCTTCCGAAATTTCATGCGGAAgaagattggtggtggtggtggtggtggtggtgatgatgatggtgatggtggtgat